One window of Manihot esculenta cultivar AM560-2 chromosome 17, M.esculenta_v8, whole genome shotgun sequence genomic DNA carries:
- the LOC110605161 gene encoding uncharacterized protein LOC110605161: MDRNLSVMGEDHSISQNNRMKKPDIHKSYPSRDVMPGSELWTDGLICAFEFVRGHGRKSVNSKSTMSRQIHSMQANGIRESSSPRLDRNKLLESSSTCESRGNQDAASQYKDSQIDQSGQYHAVEKLGDIHWVPIGWARISELVKMVQTDAGWAMQQLELMDEEDDLTVAELAAPYWERPAGPTWWCHVAAGHPSIQAWLNSAQWLHPAISLALRDESRLISERMKYLFYEVPVRVAGGLLFELLGQSVGDPFVEEDDIPIVLRSWQAQNFLITALHIKGTVSRVNVLGITEVQELLSAGGYNSPRTVHEVIALLVCRLTRWDDRIFRKSIFGAADEIELKFMNRRHHEDMNLFSVILNQEIKRLSRQVIRVKWSLHAREEIVFELLHHLRGNAARTLLEEIRKSTREMMEEQEAVRGRLFTIQDVMQSTVRAWLQDRSLRVTHNLAVFGGCGLVLSIITGLFGINVDGIPGANSTPYAFGLFAGILVFIGVVLIAVGLLYLGLKQPITEEKVEVRRMELQELVKMFQHEAETHAQVHKSAYRNNLTPTSGDDVDYLLIQ; the protein is encoded by the exons ATGGATCGCAACTTGAGTGTAATGGGTGAAGACCACTCCATATCACAAAACAATAGAATGAAGAAACCAGACATCCACAAAAGTTACCCTAGTAGAGATGTTATGCCTGGGAGTGAGCTTTGGACAGATGGGCTTATTTGTGCCTTTGAATTTGTCCGAGGCCATGGTAGGAAATCAGTGAATTCTAAGTCTACCATGAGCAGACAAATACACAGTATGCAAGCAAATGGAATAAGAGAGTCTTCTTCCCCAAGACTGGATCGGAACAAATTATTGGAATCCTCATCCACTTGTGAGTCTAGGGGCAATCAAGATGCTGCTAGTCAATACAAAGACAGCCAGATTGATCAATCAGGACAGTATCATGCTGTGGAAAAATTGGGGGATATTCATTGGGTACCTATTGGTTGGGCTAGAATTTCAGAACTTGTTAAAATGGTCCAAACGGATGCAGGCTGGGCTATGCAGCAACTAGAGCTGATGGATGAAGAAGATGATCTTACTGTTGCAGAGTTAGCAGCTCCTTACTGGGAGCGCCCAGCAGGGCCCACATGGTGGTGCCATGTTGCTGCAGGTCATCCCTCTATCCAGGCCTGGCTTAATAGTGCTCAGTGGTTACATCCTGCAATTAGTTTAGCTTTGAGAGATGAAAGTCGATTGATAAGCGAGCGGATGAAATACCTATTTTATGAG GTCCCAGTAAGGGTTGCTGGAGGACTGCTGTTTGAACTCTTGGGGCAATCAGTTGGTGATCCATTTGTTGAAGAGGATGACATTCCTATTGTTCTGCGCTCTTGGCAAGCGCAGAATTTTCTAATCACTGCACTGCACATAAAAGGGACTGTGTCAAGAGTAAATGTTTTGGGTATCACTGAAGTTCAG GAGCTTCTTTCTGCTGGAGGCTATAATTCACCAAGAACAGTGCATGAAGTCATAGCACTACTAGTCTGCCGCCTTACTCGGTGGGATGATAG GATATTTCGCAAGTCCATATTTGGGGCAGCAGATGAGATCGAATTGAAATTTATGAACAG GAGACACCATGAAGATATGAATCTTTTTAGTGTTATCTTGAACCAAGAAATCAAAAGGTTATCAAGACAG GTTATTAGAGTGAAATGGTCACTCCATGCAAGGGAGGAGATTGTTTTTGAGCTGCTTCATCATTTGAGAGGAAATGCAGCCAGAACTTTGTTAGAGGAAATAAGGAAGAGCACAAGAGAAATGATGGAGGAGCAAGAAGCAGTTCGTGGTCGCTTGTTTACTATTCAAGATGTTATGCAAAGCACAGTTCGGGCATGGTTGCAG GATAGAAGCCTGCGTGTAACCCATAATTTGGCTGTTTTTGGAGGCTGCGGCCTTGTTCTTTCTATCATTACTGGGTTGTTTGGAATCAATGTGGATGGGATCCCTGGAGCAAACAGTACACCATATGCATTTGGTCTGTTTGCAGGCATCTTGGTGTTCATAGGTGTGGTGCTAATTGCAGTTGGGTTGCTTTACCTTGGGTTGAAGCAACCCATCACTGAAGAGAAGGTGGAAGTAAGGAGGATGGAATTGCAAGAACTAGTGAAGATGTTTCAGCATGAAGCAGAGACTCATGCCCAGGTTCACAAAAGTGCATACCGAAACAACTTGACCCCAACTTCTGGAGATGACGTGGATTATCTTCTCATCCAATGA
- the LOC110605584 gene encoding transcription factor MYB41, with protein sequence MVRSPFCYSSSLKKGPWTPEEDEKLVDYINRNGHESWTNLPKLAGLNRCGKSCRLRWINYLRPDIKRGKFSQEEERLIVNLHSVLGNKWSRIATHLPGRTDNEIKNFWNTHIRKKLLQMGIDPNTHRPRTDFNHLSNLSFLLFGNLTSPWNNVFKLQHSDVAHLINIRLLHNLLQITNTRSFPSITVSGGTQNLNPLEQLLNKTATTSLYIEEPFPRTEDLPLQAPTEVTDAANIWAALEGEMLLDLDMENNKLMNSCCDTQIGNSLLDQLISASSSSSPESSMVNQMESNGNPLDDNEGSGSGSGSGSPTFSVFDSWEKLIDDESGSFWNDIQE encoded by the exons ATGGTTAGGTCTCCATTTTGCTATAGCAGTAGCTTAAAGAAGGGTCCATGGACACCCGAGGAGGATGAGAAACTAGTAGATTATATCAACAGAAATGGTCATGAAAGTTGGACAAATCTGCCAAAGCTTGCTGGGTTGAACAGGTGTGGCAAGAGTTGCAGGCTACGATGGATAAATTATTTGAGGCCTGATATAAAGAGAGGAAAGTTTTCTCAAGAAGAAGAACGGCTCATAGTTAATCTTCACTCAGTTCTTGGAAACAA GTGGTCAAGGATAGCTACGCATCTTCCAGGACGAACAGACAATGAGATAAAGAACTTTTGGAACACCCACATAAGGAAGAAGCTTCTGCAAATGGGAATCGACCCTAACACACACAGGCCTAGAACTGATTTCAATCATCTTTCGAATCTTTCTTTCTTGCTTTTTGGCAATTTGACAAGTCCTTGGAACAATGTTTTTAAGTTACAGCATTCAGATGTTGCTCATTTAATCAACATTCGGTTGTTGCATAATCTATTACAGATTACGAATACGAGATCGTTTCCTAGTATTACTGTTTCAGGAGGAACTCAAAATCTTAACCCACTTGAACAACTACTTAATAAGACTGCTACAACATCCTTGTATATCGAGGAACCATTTCCAAGAACCGAGGATCTTCCCCTTCAAGCACCCACTGAAGTCACAGATGCTGCCAATATATGGGCAGCCCTTGAAGGTGAAATGTTATTGGACCTTGACATGGAGAATAACAAGTTGATGAACAGTTGCTGTGATACTCAAATAGGAAACTCACTTCTTGATCAGTTGATCTCAGCCTCATCCTCATCATCTCCTGAGTCTTCCATGGTCAATCAAATGGAAAGCAATGGTAACCCATTAGACGACAATGAAGGCTCAGGCTCAGGCTCAGGCTCAGGGTCACCTACCTTTTCAGTGTTTGATTCTTGGGAGAAACTAATAGATGATGAAAGTGGTTCTTTCTGGAATGATATTCAAGAGTAG
- the LOC110605583 gene encoding probable methyltransferase At1g29790, translated as MGLLNLLLLMAMVATNILSLYHLSARTFQSPRPPPPLQVPDHLLQQLQTIRAAINHLTRQQPSASSQSKPTIPSDLLLFSRLSPIASSCHNHPDLLHKYMTYTPYSPCPPDSDVAESLILRGCHPLPRRRCFSKTPSKPPSSLPHNPFPSSFSDSNIIWAQYSCKSFSCLAKQTPNLGFDISAEISKFMTYKTELDLPIPQLLQISKSANSVIRLGIDIGGNTGTFAARMKHYNVTIITTTMNFNLPNNEVVAIRGLVPLHMPLQQRLPVFDGVVDLVRCGRAVNRWIPLKMMEFMFYDVDRVLRGGGYFWLDHFFSKGVDLDKIYGPLIWKLGYKKVKWAVGNKTDSGGLKNRQVYLTALLQKPVSR; from the coding sequence ATGGGCTTACTGAACCTGCTCCTTCTCATGGCTATGGTGGCCACCAAcatcctctccctctaccaCCTCTCTGCTCGCACTTTTCAATCCCCAAGACCGCCACCTCCCTTACAAGTCCCTGACCATCTTCTCCAACAATTGCAAACCATACGCGCCGCCATTAACCACCTCACGCGCCAGCAACCTTCCGCCTCCTCTCAATCCAAACCTACCATCCCCTCCGATCTCCTTCTGTTTTCCCGCTTATCCCCCATAGCTTCTTCCTGCCATAATCACCCTGATCTTCTTCACAAGTATATGACCTACACTCCTTACTCTCCTTGCCCTCCTGATTCTGATGTTGCTGAGTCTTTAATCCTCCGTGGTTGCCACCCACTTCCACGCCGCCGATGCTTTTCCAAAACCCCATCAAAACCCCCTTCTTCTCTCCCTCATAATCCTTTCCCTTCCTCATTTTCTGACTCCAACATAATCTGGGCTCAGTATTCTTGCAAATCCTTTTCTTGTCTAGCCAAACAAACCCCCAATCTTGGTTTTGATATAAGCGCTGAGATCTCAAAATTTATGACTTATAAAACAGAGCTCGACCTCCCAATTCCACAGCTACTACAAATATCAAAATCAGCTAATTCTGTGATCAGACTCGGTATTGACATCGGCGGCAACACTGGTACTTTTGCAGCACGAATGAAACACTACAACGTGACTATAATCACTACCACAATGAATTTCAACTTACCCAATAACGAAGTGGTGGCAATCAGAGGTTTGGTACCACTTCACATGCCATTACAGCAGCGGTTGCCGGTTTTTGATGGGGTGGTGGATCTGGTAAGATGTGGACGTGCAGTGAACAGATGGATACCATTGAAGATGATGGAGTTTATGTTCTACGATGTAGATAGAGTGTTGAGAGGTGGTGGGTACTTCTGGTTGGATCATTTCTTCAGCAAAGGGGTAGATCTTGATAAAATTTATGGACCTTTGATTTGGAAATTGGGTTACAAGAAGGTGAAGTGGGCAGTTGGGAATAAGACTGATTCAGGTGGCTTGAAGAATAGGCAGGTTTACTTGACAGCTCTCTTGCAGAAGCCTGTATCAAGATGA
- the LOC110605586 gene encoding coatomer subunit zeta-1 isoform X2, with product MESCPSLKNILLLDSEGKRVAVKYYSDDWPTNSAKEAFEKCVFSKTQKTNARSEAEITMLENNIIIYKFVQDLHFFVTGSEDENELILAAVFQGFFDAVGLLLRGNVDKKEALENLDLILLCLDEIVDGGIILETDANVIAGKVASNSMDAGASLSEQTLTQALATAREHLTRSLLK from the exons ATG GAGTCTTGCCCTTCCCTGAAAAATATCCTTCTATTGGATTCTGAAGGGAAACGTGTAGCTGTTAAGTACTATTCAGATGATTGGCCAACAAACAGTGCCAAGGAAGCTTTTGAGAAATGTGTATTTTCCAAAACTCAGAAGACTAATGCCCGCTCTGAGG CGGAGATAACAATGCTCGAGAATAACATCATTATTTACAAGtttgttcaagatcttcacttttTTGTTACTGGGAGTGAAGATGAAAATGAGCTCATATTAGCCGCAGTGTTTCAGGGGTTCTTTGATGCAGTTGGCCTTCTCCTAAG GGGCAATGTGGACAAGAAGGAGGCACTTGAGAATCTAGATCTCATTCTATTATGCCTTGATGAAATTGTTGATGGCGG AATAATTCTAGAAACTGATGCAAATGTCATTGCGGGGAAGGTAGCAAGTAATAGCATGGATGCTGGAGCTTCATTATCTGAGCAG ACATTAACTCAAGCACTGGCCACTGCGCGTGAACATCTAACTAGATCCCTTCTTAAATAA
- the LOC110605586 gene encoding coatomer subunit zeta-1 isoform X1 encodes MGCLRFFNSYMAMLLQESCPSLKNILLLDSEGKRVAVKYYSDDWPTNSAKEAFEKCVFSKTQKTNARSEAEITMLENNIIIYKFVQDLHFFVTGSEDENELILAAVFQGFFDAVGLLLRGNVDKKEALENLDLILLCLDEIVDGGIILETDANVIAGKVASNSMDAGASLSEQTLTQALATAREHLTRSLLK; translated from the exons ATGGGTTGTTTGagattttttaattcttatatgGCAATGTTGTTGCAGGAGTCTTGCCCTTCCCTGAAAAATATCCTTCTATTGGATTCTGAAGGGAAACGTGTAGCTGTTAAGTACTATTCAGATGATTGGCCAACAAACAGTGCCAAGGAAGCTTTTGAGAAATGTGTATTTTCCAAAACTCAGAAGACTAATGCCCGCTCTGAGG CGGAGATAACAATGCTCGAGAATAACATCATTATTTACAAGtttgttcaagatcttcacttttTTGTTACTGGGAGTGAAGATGAAAATGAGCTCATATTAGCCGCAGTGTTTCAGGGGTTCTTTGATGCAGTTGGCCTTCTCCTAAG GGGCAATGTGGACAAGAAGGAGGCACTTGAGAATCTAGATCTCATTCTATTATGCCTTGATGAAATTGTTGATGGCGG AATAATTCTAGAAACTGATGCAAATGTCATTGCGGGGAAGGTAGCAAGTAATAGCATGGATGCTGGAGCTTCATTATCTGAGCAG ACATTAACTCAAGCACTGGCCACTGCGCGTGAACATCTAACTAGATCCCTTCTTAAATAA
- the LOC110605443 gene encoding DNA-binding protein DDB_G0278111 has translation MADPELEAIRQRRMQELMAQRGMVNQQGSEQQKSQEEAKRAAEEQRQLMLSQIISAEARERLARIALVKPEKARSVEDVILRATQMGQIVEKVSEERLISLLEQINNQTTKQTKVTIQRRRSVLEDDD, from the exons ATG GCTGATCCTGAGTTGGAAGCTATCCGCCAGAGAAGGATGCAGGAGCTCATGGCTCAGCGTGGCATG GTAAATCAGCAAGGCTCTGAACAGCAAAAGTCTCAGGAGGAGGCAAAGAG gGCGGCAGAGGAGCAAAGACAATTGATGCTTAGTCAGATTATATCTGCAGAAGCCCGAGAAAGAC TTGCGCGAATTGCTTTAGTTAAACCTGAAAAGGCAAGGAGTGTTGAAGATGTCATACTGAGAGCtacacaaatgggtcaaatCGTTGAGAAG GTGTCTGAAGAGAGGCTCATTTCATTACTGGAACAGATCAACAATCAAACAACTAAGCAGACAAAAGTCACA ATCCAAAGGCGGCGGAGTGTACTAGAGGATGATGATTAA